The Oryza sativa Japonica Group chromosome 11, ASM3414082v1 DNA window GATAGTAGCCAAATCATGtttaagaaaagagagagagagagatgaataaGGGGGACCCAACTTCACTGGTGTCACCGCTGATCCATCTGTGCCCCTTTGCTGAGGCCAATATCACCATCAGATTTTTGTGGGGGCAAAGCTAAGCAGCCTTcacatttttttcacaaaaaaataagAATAAAACAATTGctagcttctctctctctttctctctctagggTTTGTATGATTTGCAAGAGGCCAAGGTCAAGATTCTCATACAGATCATGTCTTGTAGTGAGTGGGTTGGTGTATAGccaattcaacatctccctttcctccctcctcTTGCATTCCCTCTTGCCCAGGGCACCCAACAGCTCATCTCATTCTGCTGCATATGCTGTTCCCTGTACTGCTTGTCTCACTCTCTCATCATGTTCTATGGACCAGCCATAAATAACCATTTCACCAGATAATGTGAAGccagaatttgatttttttttgtatatgtatttttttccaATAGGAATGAGGTTAACTTTACTCACATGAGTTGTGGTTAAACTTGTACTAGTAGAAAACATTTCAGATGACAAAAGAGACAGAGGAGGTTGGATTAGTGCGCAGCTTTTCTAGATTATTAAGCCTTCACCTATATTGGATTGGATTAGGTCATCTATTAAATTATtaccaaacaaaagaaaatgacaCGTGTTCAATGATGGAGTACATGTTTTGTTTGGTGACTTCCAAGCTAACAGTGAGAACACTGACGGAGCCAGAAAATTTTCACGCCTAGGGCTGAGCTAATAGGATCTCAAATATTTTCACAAATTACATAGCATTTTTGAAGATTATAATAGGGATTATGGAGCTAGGCATGGGGCCCAAGCCCTAGCTGCCCCATGCCTGATTCCGCCCCTGAGTGAGAACTTAATTTTTAAATAGTTTTGGATAATTCAcaaaaatgatgtttttttcttctctcttcccaTCCTATATAAGCTTTTTAGGTTTCTGGCTGAAAGGAGAAGCAAAACAATCTTTGATTCAATGTTTCGAACATCTTTCACATTTGTTGGACTGGTCAAGAACACAGCACTTTATATCCAAATCTCTTAACATCACACTTGAAAGGGATGCTTCTTTTAGTTTATGGGTGCATCTTGAACAAAATGTCCTCACATTTTCCCATGAGCTACTTTGGCAAATATTGTACTAATATAAATTTGATCTGGGAACTGCCCAGTGGTTACAAGGAAAACAACATCTTTCAACAGCCAAGACCAAATCCTTTTTTGAAGGGACAACAAGATCAAACGACAAAGATCTCATCTTAGCAAAAAGCTGGACACACATGTTTACACACCGAAAACTTTCATCAGCATTAACTGACAAGTAGGTCACTAAGGACTTAAAAGCCCATTTGTCAGTTATTGTTTGTTAATCAGGCTTATCTTACCCACATGAGCCAACTAATCTGACTGTCAGATAAAGGAAAAGTGAGAGGAGTTAACAAcgaatattttaattttaaacaaTTCCAAACATCCATTTCAGCTAAGACAACTTTATTGGAAAAGGTTTCAATTAAGCAAAGACAGCAGCCTCTGCCATCTGAATGGCTTagcctttgcttttttttttctttccatctTCTTTATGAAAATCAATATTATATGTTTGTTAAATTGAAAACTACCCCACCACCCCCTCAAAAGCTTACACGACCGCATAATATGTACTCCATGGCCTCCTTTTGAAGGTCCATATTGGCATCATTGTAAATGCTCCAAAATGTTAAGGGTATGTTTGAATATAATAATAAAGTTACTAAATTGTTCTGAGTTTTTGGGGACATTCCGATTGCTGAATGTTTTTCTATGTTATCCGGGTTGTCTTGTTTgaaagaactttttttttggctgtaTAAAGTTTTGCAAAAAAGTTGTAGCAAGGCCAAAATGACAATAGAAGCATAACAAGATGTTGAAAGAAAATTTATCAAAAGATCTAATTCATGTTGagcaaattatttttctagtagtagaTGTTCTTGTTCGTTGCAAGACGAGTGAGAAACAAGAGCATGAGACCAGAATCCTTCGTTTACCAAAATTCAAGCATGTGGCGTCTGAAATGTTTATTCGAGTATTTGAAAAgtacaaatatatattaaaaaacttgATGATTGAGCATGAATTTCCATTTTGTTTTTGACAATGAAAATATAACGTTAGACTTCTGCACTAACCAAGGATGCAGACAAGTATATTTATCAGCATCAGTATTTAAATTAGTAGAATTATGTAGCCGCATGACTCCACCGTACTAATGTTAGTCGCTTAAAGAGGCCATGGTGACATAAGATACAAGAAATGAGAGAGATGAAGTTGAAAATGAAGGGTATAATAGTCTATTTTCTTAATTtccattaaaaatataaaatatgttCAAAAGGGCTACATAATCAATTAAATGGCTTCATTAAGGCTGAGTTCTTTGCTTGGTGTTGGGAACTTCTCATCCCTCACATACGTTAAACAGAACGACTCATTAAtgaatgattaattaagtactccatccatattttaatgtatgacgctgttgacttttcgaccaacgtttgactattcgttttatttaattttttttacaaatatgaaaatatttatgtcatgcttaaagaacattggATGACggatcaagtcacaataaaataaatgataattacatagattttttaaataagacgaatggtcaaacattggaaaaaagtcaacggcgttatacattaaaatatggaggtagtattagttatgtttttgaaaaatagattaatataatttttaaagcagcTTTCATtagattttctttaaaaaaaacacgccgcttagtagtttgaaaagtgtgcacaCGCCGAGAGAGTTGAGTCAAGAACTTCAATATATAAAAACTAAGCCTAATAATGAGGCGTGCATCCAAATAAAGGATTTAGTGAAAGTATGGGTTTGTTTGGTTACCGATCATAACTTGCCACAATTTATCATGTATAAGGACGATAGTTAATTTTGATGAACTTATACAACTTGGTTGCAACCGTGGTTGTGGTAATATTTTGAATATTTTGTTCCAACTAACTAGGCTCCACGTGtcaatgattttttaaaataatatgaCAAAATTCTCTTAGGTTCGTTAAGGCATGTCAAAGATTTTGAGTACATAAGCTTAGATAAGTTTGGAAAAATGGTGGCAACATGTAAGATAGCACCAAGCAACCTATATTACccttttcaaattttatacacaatataattattttttaatactgATTTAATACACGGGAGTGCAATTAATATTTTCTAGCCAATCAAGTATGCAGAAGGGGAATTCaatcaatttaaaatttaaaatttgatcaaTAAGAAGGTTATAAAAGGGAATCTTTCTTCATATTATTAGGTTAAATCAAATCCGatattaaattatattttaaagcaGAGATAGTAGTTTTTAAGCTTCAGCTTAATCTATCTTAATATATTTTTGGCTAACTAAAATTACCCTATTTCTTTTAAGAGTAAAGTATAGGGCCGGTCCTTAAAATTAGAGCGTGGTATCACTTAGGTTCAttatcggtgatatgggcccgggggtattaggtttagagggaggagcccgctccccgatgccacgtggccctctcccgaggggagtcaggcctgaggtggggtggcggccactccttcccgaaagactagtcggaggaggctgccccccgatgccacgtagccctcccccgaggggagtcaggcccaaGGTAGgacggcggccactccttcccagagactggatggaggaggctgccctccaatgcaacgtggccctcccccgaggagggtcgggcccgaggtagggcggcggccattccctggccgagactagagggagaaggccacccccaggcgccacgtggctccccccccccgaggggagatcgggcccgaggtcgggcggcggccgcctcctcccgtgactaggggtcgggctcccccgaccccctctctaggtcaccacgtacggtgggttaggtgtccgcctccaggtgcccacctacccgcatttatggcgtcccgagcggtcgcgccacgccgcatttaatgcggcgtgcgatgcactcaaccggtctgtgaccggtcgaataACCGATGGGACTGACTAGTGCGCCTGTGCACTGctcgtgtgtcaggcggcgtgcagcctgacatgtcccatcaaatagtgatggtgagaggttctcatcctcttatcccagccggagtcggtcctcctgctctggtcaaagcaaggctcccgtttcccggtgtaataggagcccaaaagtcttcacccattaaatggtgactgacaggggcacccccgtgtcaggcggcaagatttgataggccccatcatcaagacgacgtgtgcttggcttcccaagtcaagagacaagacatgcatttaatgcaaagattataatacttctccaccggagctaggttaggttgttgggcccatgtggtaaccccttgaggtataaaaggaggtccaggcctagtgGTGGAGAGGGGGGGACTTCCGAGCGAACTGGCGCTTGGGTCTCGCAACCCCAAGCACTTGTGTTCTACATTCAATCAATcatgcacaggagtagggtattacgcttctcagcggcccaaacctgtataaacatcttttgtctcatcgtcttggaggggcctaaccccctcaagatcacacagctCCGCTCACCaaatcctcgaatctcacccgctgcccccggccgaactcacaaaggggggcctcacggttccctaGTGGAGGAGTTCCTTCTCCGACATTCATGATCTTGGAAAATTGATATTAGGGTCCGTGATCTTGTTTAAGTGAATCATTGCGGTCCAAAACACCTCTGAACGGGTTGACTGTCTTACATGGCGGTCCAGTGTGACAACATATTTGCATTTTGGCCCATGCatttttcttcctcctcgtctGATCCAGTCTCTACTTCGCGTGGCGTCGGGTAAGGGTCGGTGGCTGGTCGGATTGCTCCGAGGAGATCGCATTCTTGGAGAGAGAATTGTGCTCACGGCTAGACAACGGCGACAAGAACAACAATGACGTTCTCATCACAAACATCTTAATGGTGTTTCTGTGTACTGTCGCGTCGTGCTGTTCGATCATAGCGTCGActgggacgacgacgacaactaCAACGACGCAGCGAAGTGGGCGACGAGGCCCGACTGCGAGAGGACGGCCATGATGCTCGATGGCTTCTTGGCTATCCTCGACAACAGCGCAATGCTGTCCCTGGCGAGGTCGTCGCGGTCGGTGGAGAGCAAGGCGGCGAGGGCTGACACGGTGCCCGCGGCGATGGCCCTGCCCTGGTTGGTCGTGCTTTGGAGCAGCCCATACAGGCTAACCATGGCGTTCTTCCGGTCACGGTATGCGCCGTCTAGGATGAGCTGGACCAGCGTCAGGATTACCTTCGGGATGCGTCCGGGTTGTTCGATGAGAGGTAGAAGAGGATGGCCACTATGTTATGCTGCGCCTCGGCCTTGGCAACGACGTTGATCACGTCAACAATGAGGCCAACGCTTCCGACCTCCACGATGGTCATCTGCCCGACGGGGCGCTTCGAGAGGTTGAGCAGCGACGCCACGTCAATATCCTGCAtggtggcggaggtggaggagaggaggcataGCAGCCAAGGCACGACGTTGTCGTCCACGAGGAACGCCTGGTAGAACACATTGTGCTCTGACAATTCCTGTGCCTCCGATGTCACCTTCCTCTGCTCCTCCGTCGCCCCCCTCGAGAGCTGTGTGACGTTGTACTCGACGGCGAGGCACGTGACGGCCGTGTCGAAACGGCACGGCTGTGATCGCGACGGCACCCTGGCAATAGCCACCACGGGTAGAGAAGAAGTTTTGGGGAAGAAGGGGTTGGATAAATACAAATATGTTGCCACGTTGGACTGCCATGTAAGGCAGTTAACCCTGTCAGACGTGCTTTGGACCGTAATGATTCACTTAAACATGACCACAGACCGTAAGGTCAGAAGAGGACTCAGTTTGAGAGAGGGTATATACTCGAATACTGGATCCTCCTGTGAATGTTTCTCCAGTTTATCATAGGATTCCCCGTTTTGCCCCTGGTGGAGGGAATGATGGCTGTCTCGGGAGCTGCAAAGGCAGAGAGTGaaataaagaaaagagaagCCAAATTAATAAAGACATGTAAACCAAGAAAAGCAAACTTCCTTCCAACAAACAACACCAGCAATATCACACTCTTCACAACCCCAACACCACCAAGCTAGCGACAAAGCCCGGCGATCTCAGCTCACCTaagctcgccgcgccgccgccgcacgcttCTGCGTCTACCGGCGAGAGCtagttgtcgtcgtcgtcgttcagTGGCGGCTTGCTTGTTCAGTGACGACGGCTGCAGTAGTGCAGGGCCGGCCGACCTCCCGCGCACCCGTCGTCGTGGAGGCGTGATGGCTgcccgtgcggcggcggcggcgagggggggaggtggcgcgccggcgaggaggggcgGTGGTCTCCGCGCGAAGCAGGCCGGCCGCGCCAGCTGCCGCGGCGCCTAGAGCGCGTGGCGGGGGGGAGGCGAAACCGCCTAGAGCGCTTCGTCTGCGGTGCTCGCCTCGCCTGGTGGTGGTGTGCTTCGTCTGCGTGCGCGGCGGGCGGGGTCGCCGGAGCCAGGGTTTgtagcggcggcgaggcggggcgGGGATGGCCGTCGGGGATGCGCTGCGGCGGCTGTGCGAGGAGGTCGGGTGGTCGTACGCCGTCTTCTGGAaggccatcggcgccgccgaccccgtgtaagcatcctcctcctccacatccATCCTTCTCGAAAAAAATTCTCaataacttttttctttttacttcgTCCTCTCATCTCGTTTCCGTTGTCCCTGAAatgtttccttctttttttgcTGTTTATTTTCTGAAAGTTCTGTTTCTTTTTCATCCCCTGGTTTTGTTCAGTTGTGACAGAAACTTCATGGAGAAAATTTTATGAATCCTTTTTACCATGAGAAATTATTTAGGATTCTACAATTCTTGTCTTTAATACTAGCTAAAGAATGTTGCAAAAGCAAAACAGAGTGGTATGCTTGAGTAGTTAGGAAAAGGTTCGAATTTGTTGATTCATCTTGGATTATTATTCTGAATTTGGCTTCTTGATGTAGTATgatacttcttcttcttcttcagtatTTTGGTGTTCTTCTTTAGTgatgatttttttgtttttgtggtGCATTTCTTCCTGGGGCATGTGCAGTCATTTGGTGTGGGAGGACGGCTACTGTGGCCACGCATCATGCCCTGCCGGATCTGATCCTTCTGAAGCTCTGCCTACCGACGTcggctgtgctgctgctgctgacacCATGACCATGTGCTCCCTCGTCAACAAGGTTATGGCCTCGCAGGTTCATGTCGTAGGAGAAGGGtaagcctctttttttttcttctcatttgGTCAGATTCTGTTTTCTTGGTTGCTCCATGATTGTTTTGTTTGTAGTTAAGAGGCATTGTTCTTGGTTAGTTGCTCCTCACGTTCATGGATTGTGGTTGGCAGGACCGTAGGCCGTGCTGCTTTTACGGGCAACCATCAATGGATCATCCATGGTACTGCCAATGATCACGGGATTCCCTCCGAGGTAGCACCTCGCTTTCCCTCTGTAACGGTGTAAATGCAAACAAATTTCAGTTTTGTCTGGTTCAATTTTGcttggaggagggaggggggggggcatCATTTAAAGCATGAAGGCAGGGAATTTATGTAAAGTGTGGGAGCCTTCCTCTTGACTTTTGGCATTTAGTGAGCTTCTTTGATTTGTTGGGGCTAGTCTATCATTCATCGAAGAAATGTTCGTTGTTGGGATATGCTACTAGTAGAAAATGAGCAAACTTGGACCTGTTATATGGAGTTCAGGTTTATATGATAGCATTACTCTGATGCTTTGTCTTTGAGTAGACCTTAATGATATATACTTGCACAATGATCTTCCATGGTTCACTTATCTGCATTGCACCTGGATTGTGTATTTTAATTATACTGCTTTGGAGATCTTATGCAATAGTTTTACTGTTGTAGGTTGCTGCTGAGATGAGTTATCAGTTCAGAGTTGGCATTCAGGTGAGTGGAAATGAACCTTGTGAATGACATATTATTTGCTGATTGGGTGCTTCTGGAACTCATTAATTTTCCCACTGCAGACTATAGCGATTATTCCTGTTCTACCACGTGGCGTGCTACAGTTGGGATCTACTGGCGTGGTATGGAATACAAGTTCAAAATACATGCTGCATGTAACATGTGTATAGAAATCTTGCTGCCATATGAATTATAGAGTAAACAGTAGTTCATATGCTTTCCATGTTCAGTGATTGTTCTGTTATTGCACAAACTGTGCGGTACCAGTGGTCCATCAAGTTGTTGGAGTCAGTGTGGGCAGTTccctgttaaaaaaaaatcatcactgAGGGATCCAGATAAAATGATAGTCCTGCAGTCCTTCTATGGATGATAGTGGGAACTTAAAGAACAATTATGCATGGCCAAATGAGTACATGCCATttgcaaaattaaaattttgctATATGGCACTGCAAAATACAATCTTTTATTTACACCAGATAATTTCAAAGCCTATTTTTCATGCTATTGTAAATTCAGAATGTGCTGGTGCAAAGTTATGGCAGCTTCCAGTTATTTCTTCCAGTGAAAAGCAAAGTAAGATCGTTTATAGTCCATTAGGTGGGTGTGGGTCAGCCATTGCTTTTGATCTGATGGATCAGATTCTATCATGTTACACCTGTTAGCATGGTAGTAGAATTTGTGGAGGGGTACCATAGAAGTGACCAAAGTGAGACCCATGTTGTTCAGTGATGTAAGTAGAATGTACTGTTTTGCGTGGAATTTCAATCAGCATCAGTGTGTGATTAATATTTCTAACATATGTACATCATGTATGCTACTTACGGAATTACTGTGGTATGATAAACATTAGGATCTTTAAAAGGTGGGGTCAAGTTTTATGATTATCACCGGGGCTTTGTTAGCAGTTCTATTCTCTATGTATTTGAGTTAATTGCAGACTACTTTTTTGGCAGGTCCTGGAAAACAAAAGTTTCATGACACATGCAAAAAAATTATGCTCTCAGCTGAATAATCGATCAAGTATGGCTGTATCTTCTTCAGTTAAGAATAGTTCAAGCCAGCAGGGTCGTTCACGCCCTTTACATGGTGCCTCAAATGTTCAATCTACAGAGAATCGCTCAAAACTTTTCAGTCAATTCCCCGTGACTTGTGAACAATACAACCATCCTGATACCATGGCTGTGTCAGGTAGCACTTCACTTAATGCATGCATGAATGGATCTTTGCTTAAGATTGCACAACTGAATGGTCAAGCTGTCAGAGAGCACATTGTCTATTCCAAGCCTGATGTGAGGTTCATACAACAAGTTTATCGTGATGGCCAACTTGGAAGTAATGCACAGAGTATTGCTATGAGTTCAGATTTGATCTCATCGAGCTTGAGATCAGTACAAAAGCAGCCCCTGTTGATGAACAACATTAGCCAGCTAGAATATGGTGACGGTGCAGAAACATCAGCAGATTTACGGAAGAATGTCCTGTTGAAACCGCCTGTGTGCCTTGACCCCTTTATCCATGATCGAAACATCAATATATCTCATGGAATAACTGAGGTATCCAACGTCATAAATGATCACGGGAATTTTGATTTCCTCTCAGGAGGTGCCAGAGTTGTCAGAGCTAACTTATGTACCAGTGCAACAAGTCAAGTATTAGACCGAAGAAGCCATTCTGTTTCAGGAATGTTGCTGCATAGAGAACCTATAGTGTCTTGTGAGGTACCCCAATCTTCTGAATTTTCAACAAAAATGGGAAGTCTTGAAAGAGGGTCATTTCAAATTTCTTCAGCTCCATCTTCTGAATCTGATGTTCAGATTTCTAATGGTTTGAATACAAGTATTTCTCGAGAGAATCAATTAAGTGTGTCAAACCATATCTGCCAAGATCAAAAGATTAATGGAGTAAATGATCTGAGTGCTACTTTGAGCACAGAAAGAATGAACAATATGGATGGATGCAAGCCACCAGGCTTGTCTCTTGAGAGAACCTCTCCGCTGTTTATGGAGCAGAGTGTAGAGAATGACTTGTTTGATATACTTGGTCCTCAGTTTCATCACTTGTGCCACAATGCTGGTGCCGATTTGGTCCCCTGGACTGATGCAAAACCAGAGAGTTCAGATAGAGATG harbors:
- the LOC4349836 gene encoding transcription factor LHW, which encodes MAVGDALRRLCEEVGWSYAVFWKAIGAADPVHLVWEDGYCGHASCPAGSDPSEALPTDVGCAAAADTMTMCSLVNKVMASQVHVVGEGTVGRAAFTGNHQWIIHGTANDHGIPSEVAAEMSYQFRVGIQTIAIIPVLPRGVLQLGSTGVVLENKSFMTHAKKLCSQLNNRSSMAVSSSVKNSSSQQGRSRPLHGASNVQSTENRSKLFSQFPVTCEQYNHPDTMAVSGSTSLNACMNGSLLKIAQLNGQAVREHIVYSKPDVRFIQQVYRDGQLGSNAQSIAMSSDLISSSLRSVQKQPLLMNNISQLEYGDGAETSADLRKNVLLKPPVCLDPFIHDRNINISHGITEVSNVINDHGNFDFLSGGARVVRANLCTSATSQVLDRRSHSVSGMLLHREPIVSCEVPQSSEFSTKMGSLERGSFQISSAPSSESDVQISNGLNTSISRENQLSVSNHICQDQKINGVNDLSATLSTERMNNMDGCKPPGLSLERTSPLFMEQSVENDLFDILGPQFHHLCHNAGADLVPWTDAKPESSDRDVPESSIHADSAPLFSSRDNELYSGIFSLTDTDQLLDAVISNVNPAGKQSSDDSASCKTSLTDIPATSYLCSKEMKQCGSSGVPSVLIKNESAQFIKQPCLAENAEDGCLSQNNGMHKSQIRLWIESGQSMKCESASASNSKGLDTPSKANRKRSRPGESPKPRPKDRQLIQDRIKELREMVPNGAKCSIDALLEKTVKHMLFLQSVTKHADKLKDSTESKILGNENGPVWKDYFEGGATWAFDVGSQSMTCPIIVEDLDRPRQMLVEMICEDRGIFLEIADFIKGLGLTILRGAMEARKSKIWARFTVEANRDVTRMEIFLSLVRLLEPNCDSSGAAENANNVNMPLGLVHQPVIPATGRIQ